From a single Luteolibacter arcticus genomic region:
- a CDS encoding autotransporter-associated beta strand repeat-containing protein: protein MKALLCPALLGALATVSHAGLVGLWKFDDSSNLGKATFGTDLTVAGTAPVWSADATYGTTTLTGVITTVSGIANRLVATHGIGANGGNANRAAEYTLVYDIRRPTGNLWRTFYQTDLTNGNDAEYFTRGSGGTVNSLGRSTSAYTSFAMPEDQWLRITIAVKLGTSFTTYMTNAAGTTSTFQHNILTSANTEYSLDPSQVLLFADNTAAETNPLTIGQVAIYSHALAASEVATLGTPGTAIPLPGNIAPAMVIQNAGSSPVAPAVAANYSFSATDTEGDQVQFEINWGDGQTDAWSPLQAVGTPYQQAHTYAFPGSYVIQARVRDSANNTTSSVVIQTISVEGKALTWTGSLGSEWSTGTLNAPKNWLLTSDGITTADFATGDDVTFGDAPSSSTIAINGSDVIPHVVTVNRETGSYTLTGDHGMAGPGTLVKTGGSTLVLANPNPLQGNTTITSGTLRLDHPLALSNSVIASSFVNGGLLAFGNITAATIGGLAGNNDVSLSNPSNQAVTLTVGKDPADFTAAYAGPIAGSGSLVKAGTGTQVLGYHSTFTGGTTLNAGALRMEAPEALGTGAITHAGGSLAFSFGSGEVANNITLPATAYQTFIVRAANNAAPTTLTEVALAGKLSGGTAGLTYRLVDSNVGSNHFNVLSLVNPANDFSGTIELWRGFLAFNSDAALGNPDNDLRMDCNNGNGGLRFDADGITLGATRSITLVATNSQEGFTVPTGTGTIAGPVTGVGAMIKRGEGELVLAAANTFTGSAAVAAGKLTVNGSIATSANPVTVTTGGTLGGSGTINRTITAAGTIAPGSGTGVLSASAATITGTLAVEINGLSHDQLAVTGSLNVTGATLDVSLLGDGFTQGSYVIATCTGTPVGTFATVTPGYSVSYEAGQIVLHQQTATGFESWATSKGVSGFDIDSDGDGIPNGIEFVIGGEPAPGAGSNSAALLPKASYDKLTGNLVIVFRRMPGSLYLAPVVEHSPSPSGTWTDGPAGSVVGNEGGADLVEVRLPSSLATGGRLFARLKVEE, encoded by the coding sequence ATGAAAGCACTCCTCTGCCCCGCGCTCTTGGGCGCCCTCGCCACGGTCTCCCACGCCGGCCTCGTCGGACTATGGAAGTTCGATGACAGCTCCAATCTCGGCAAAGCCACCTTCGGCACCGACCTCACGGTGGCCGGCACCGCACCCGTCTGGTCCGCTGATGCCACCTACGGCACCACCACCCTGACCGGCGTCATCACCACAGTCTCCGGCATCGCGAATCGCCTGGTCGCCACTCACGGCATCGGCGCGAACGGCGGCAATGCGAACCGCGCCGCGGAATACACGCTCGTCTATGACATCCGCCGCCCCACAGGGAACCTGTGGCGGACCTTCTATCAGACGGATCTGACGAATGGCAACGACGCCGAGTATTTCACCCGTGGTTCCGGCGGCACCGTCAATAGCCTCGGTCGTAGTACCAGTGCCTATACCTCCTTCGCGATGCCCGAGGACCAGTGGCTGCGGATCACCATCGCGGTGAAGCTCGGCACGTCGTTCACCACCTACATGACGAATGCCGCTGGTACGACGTCCACCTTCCAGCACAACATCCTGACCAGTGCGAACACCGAGTATTCCCTCGATCCCTCACAGGTCTTGCTGTTCGCCGATAACACCGCGGCTGAGACGAATCCACTGACGATCGGCCAAGTGGCGATCTATTCCCATGCCTTGGCCGCCAGCGAAGTGGCGACGCTGGGCACCCCCGGCACCGCCATCCCGCTGCCGGGAAACATCGCTCCGGCCATGGTGATTCAAAATGCCGGCAGTTCCCCGGTCGCGCCCGCGGTGGCTGCCAACTACAGCTTCTCCGCCACGGATACCGAAGGAGACCAGGTCCAGTTTGAGATCAACTGGGGCGACGGCCAGACCGACGCATGGAGTCCCTTGCAAGCGGTCGGCACTCCCTATCAGCAGGCTCACACCTATGCCTTCCCCGGTTCCTACGTGATCCAAGCGCGGGTGAGGGACAGCGCGAACAACACCACCAGTTCCGTGGTCATCCAGACCATCTCCGTGGAAGGCAAGGCCCTCACCTGGACCGGCTCGCTTGGCTCCGAGTGGAGCACCGGCACGCTGAATGCGCCGAAGAACTGGCTGCTCACCTCGGACGGCATCACGACAGCCGACTTCGCCACCGGCGATGACGTGACGTTTGGCGATGCGCCCTCCAGCTCGACCATCGCCATCAATGGCAGTGATGTCATCCCGCACGTCGTCACGGTGAATCGTGAGACAGGCAGCTACACTCTCACCGGCGACCACGGCATGGCCGGTCCCGGCACCCTGGTGAAGACCGGAGGGAGCACCCTGGTCCTCGCAAATCCGAACCCGCTCCAGGGAAACACCACGATCACCTCCGGCACCCTCCGGCTCGATCACCCGCTCGCCCTTTCGAATAGCGTCATCGCGAGCTCCTTTGTGAACGGCGGTCTCCTCGCTTTCGGAAACATCACCGCAGCCACCATCGGCGGACTTGCCGGCAACAATGACGTCAGCCTTTCCAATCCCTCGAACCAAGCCGTCACCCTCACGGTCGGGAAGGACCCTGCCGACTTCACGGCCGCCTACGCAGGGCCGATCGCCGGCAGCGGTTCGCTTGTGAAAGCCGGCACCGGCACCCAGGTGCTCGGCTACCATAGCACCTTCACGGGCGGCACCACATTGAATGCTGGTGCCCTCCGCATGGAAGCCCCGGAAGCGCTGGGCACCGGAGCCATCACCCATGCGGGTGGTTCGCTCGCGTTCTCGTTCGGTTCGGGCGAGGTCGCCAATAACATCACCCTGCCCGCCACTGCCTACCAGACCTTCATCGTCCGCGCCGCCAATAATGCGGCACCGACCACCCTCACCGAGGTCGCCCTGGCCGGCAAGCTGAGCGGCGGCACCGCGGGCCTCACCTACCGGCTCGTGGACAGCAATGTCGGCTCGAACCACTTTAACGTGCTGTCGCTGGTCAATCCGGCGAATGACTTCTCCGGCACCATCGAGCTGTGGCGCGGTTTCCTCGCCTTCAACTCTGATGCCGCCTTGGGGAATCCGGACAATGACCTCCGCATGGACTGCAACAACGGCAACGGCGGACTGCGCTTCGATGCCGATGGGATCACGCTGGGTGCCACTCGTTCGATCACCCTGGTCGCCACCAACAGCCAGGAGGGCTTCACCGTTCCCACCGGCACCGGCACCATCGCCGGCCCCGTGACCGGCGTGGGTGCGATGATCAAGCGCGGCGAGGGCGAACTCGTCCTAGCCGCCGCAAACACCTTCACCGGCAGTGCCGCGGTGGCCGCCGGAAAGCTCACCGTGAATGGCAGCATCGCCACTTCGGCCAATCCTGTGACGGTCACCACCGGCGGCACCCTTGGCGGATCGGGCACAATCAATCGCACGATCACCGCAGCGGGGACCATCGCGCCGGGCTCCGGGACCGGAGTCCTCAGCGCCAGCGCCGCCACCATCACCGGCACGCTCGCGGTCGAAATCAACGGCCTTTCCCACGACCAGCTCGCAGTGACGGGGAGCCTCAACGTCACCGGCGCGACGCTCGATGTCTCGCTGCTAGGCGACGGCTTCACACAGGGCTCCTACGTCATCGCCACCTGCACTGGCACGCCGGTCGGCACCTTCGCGACCGTCACTCCCGGCTACAGCGTCAGCTACGAGGCGGGCCAGATCGTGCTCCACCAGCAAACCGCCACCGGCTTCGAAAGTTGGGCGACGAGCAAAGGCGTCAGCGGCTTCGACATCGACTCGGATGGCGATGGAATCCCGAATGGCATCGAGTTCGTGATCGGCGGAGAACCGGCACCCGGCGCGGGATCGAACTCCGCGGCACTATTGCCAAAGGCATCCTACGACAAGCTCACCGGCAATCTGGTCATCGTCTTCCGCCGCATGCCAGGTTCTCTCTATCTCGCGCCGGTCGTTGAGCATTCCCCTTCCCCGTCCGGTACGTGGACCGACGGCCCCGCTGGATCGGTCGTAGGCAATGAAGGCGGTGCGGATCTGGTGGAAGTAAGGCTTCCCTCCTCGCTCGCCACCGGCGGCAGGCTCTTCGCGCGACTCAAGGTCGAAGAGTGA
- a CDS encoding PEP-CTERM sorting domain-containing protein, whose protein sequence is MKIRCLLVLSLSSLLASGVSHGAVAAAFGLNFTTTSNGNPTSGTFDGVLFSDWTAKNVQTAANTTVASHAAGTFTLPQSDGAQLTGWVAKQDYWNPGTTGMPANSIFGGTLGGNQTGTSTGLSGFAGLVQFTNVSEWLTANSFTSLSITVYYSAYKTYNGGATDEKTALEAGYANIFSGEVTVGNAATYTSTATLIGSSTGTALGGSGTNPYYLIGSTVTGITDDFLVAERLTPDLGGQDFRGGIAAIKIEGVPEPSTALLGGLGALVLLRRRRR, encoded by the coding sequence ATGAAGATCCGTTGTCTGCTTGTTCTCAGTCTTTCCTCGCTGCTTGCCTCGGGAGTTTCCCACGGTGCCGTCGCCGCCGCCTTCGGCCTCAATTTCACCACCACCAGCAACGGAAACCCAACGTCCGGCACCTTCGATGGCGTGCTCTTCTCCGACTGGACCGCGAAGAACGTCCAGACCGCCGCCAATACCACGGTGGCCTCTCACGCAGCCGGCACCTTCACCCTGCCGCAGAGCGATGGCGCGCAGTTGACCGGCTGGGTCGCCAAGCAGGACTACTGGAATCCGGGCACCACGGGCATGCCCGCCAACAGCATCTTCGGCGGCACGCTGGGCGGCAATCAGACTGGCACCTCGACTGGCCTCAGCGGCTTCGCGGGACTGGTGCAATTCACCAATGTCTCCGAATGGCTCACGGCTAACAGCTTCACCTCACTCAGCATCACCGTCTACTACTCCGCCTACAAGACCTACAACGGCGGGGCCACCGACGAGAAGACCGCGCTGGAAGCAGGCTACGCAAATATCTTCTCCGGCGAGGTCACCGTCGGGAATGCGGCGACCTACACCAGCACCGCCACCTTGATCGGCAGCTCCACGGGTACCGCTCTCGGCGGCTCGGGCACCAATCCCTACTACCTCATCGGCTCCACCGTCACCGGCATCACCGATGACTTCCTAGTCGCCGAGCGACTGACTCCGGACCTCGGCGGACAGGACTTCAGGGGCGGCATCGCGGCCATCAAGATCGAGGGAGTGCCTGAACCTTCCACCGCTCTTCTCGGCGGCCTCGGTGCACTTGTTCTGCTCCGCCGCCGCAGGCGTTGA
- a CDS encoding CsbD family protein: MNTLQIKGNWNIAKGKLKQQWADLTDDDLDYVEGKEDELLGRIQKRTGKTREEVEKAIKDSNDCGC, from the coding sequence ATGAACACGCTTCAAATCAAAGGAAACTGGAACATCGCCAAGGGTAAGCTCAAGCAGCAGTGGGCCGACCTCACCGATGACGACCTCGACTATGTGGAAGGCAAGGAGGACGAACTCCTCGGCCGGATTCAGAAGAGGACCGGGAAGACCCGCGAGGAGGTCGAGAAGGCGATCAAGGACTCCAACGATTGCGGCTGCTAA
- a CDS encoding AraC family transcriptional regulator, giving the protein MPARKIATAPDVALQRHLRIGVRLPEWATGFVFRVFEGLIDFQRSHGAYVEMHFDQPSGGDLPAAPIDEHWQGDGLLVFRYTAAEAAEWKERKIAVVNLSTEFPGEDPDFPRVTMDNVRVGRMAVEHLASLGLRDFAYVHESTRRYSLERLEAFEAAVPEVGGRFHRIDVPVASYPLAVRPKRIERCISVPLASLPKPCGIFCKDDIMAVWVMRVLKTLGLRCPEEMPVLGVSDDIVFCHTTTPAMSSISYPGRRIGRAAAELLHRMMNGEKIPPRHRVTVPPAGLARRESTGRVILSDPVVTRALDHLRENIVQKGISVDALARRTGVSRELLRQRFHAALGRSPKEEIERLRCLRVCDYLHRTTYTLESIAEECGFSGPDDVCRFIKRMTGKTPGKIRAEAKS; this is encoded by the coding sequence ATGCCCGCACGCAAGATTGCCACCGCTCCCGATGTCGCACTCCAGCGTCACTTACGTATCGGAGTGCGCCTGCCGGAGTGGGCCACCGGCTTCGTGTTCCGCGTCTTCGAGGGCCTCATCGACTTCCAGCGCAGCCACGGAGCCTATGTGGAAATGCACTTCGACCAGCCAAGCGGCGGCGATCTGCCGGCGGCGCCGATCGACGAGCATTGGCAGGGTGACGGGCTGTTGGTGTTTCGCTACACCGCGGCCGAAGCGGCAGAGTGGAAGGAGCGGAAGATCGCCGTGGTGAATCTCAGTACGGAATTCCCCGGCGAGGATCCGGACTTCCCCCGCGTGACGATGGACAATGTGCGCGTCGGCCGGATGGCGGTGGAGCATCTCGCGTCGCTCGGCTTGCGCGACTTCGCCTATGTGCACGAATCGACGCGGCGCTATTCGTTGGAACGGCTCGAGGCATTCGAGGCGGCGGTGCCCGAGGTAGGCGGACGTTTCCACCGGATCGATGTGCCGGTAGCGAGTTACCCGCTGGCGGTGCGGCCGAAGCGCATCGAGCGCTGCATTTCCGTCCCGCTGGCTTCGCTGCCGAAGCCGTGCGGGATCTTTTGCAAGGACGACATCATGGCCGTGTGGGTGATGCGCGTGTTGAAGACACTCGGCCTGCGCTGCCCGGAGGAAATGCCGGTGCTTGGCGTGTCGGACGACATTGTCTTCTGCCATACCACCACTCCGGCGATGAGCAGCATTTCCTACCCCGGTCGCCGGATCGGTCGTGCTGCGGCCGAGTTGCTTCACCGCATGATGAATGGCGAAAAGATTCCGCCGCGCCACCGCGTGACCGTGCCGCCTGCCGGGCTCGCACGCCGCGAATCGACCGGTCGCGTGATCTTGTCAGATCCGGTGGTGACGCGCGCGCTGGATCATCTGCGGGAGAACATCGTGCAGAAGGGCATCAGTGTGGATGCGCTCGCGCGGCGGACCGGGGTTTCGCGCGAGCTGCTGCGGCAGAGATTCCATGCCGCGCTGGGTCGCAGCCCGAAGGAAGAGATCGAGCGCCTGCGTTGCCTGCGGGTCTGCGACTACCTCCATCGTACTACCTACACGCTGGAGTCCATCGCCGAGGAATGCGGGTTTTCCGGGCCGGATGATGTGTGCCGGTTCATCAAGCGGATGACCGGAAAGACGCCGGGGAAGATCCGCGCCGAGGCGAAATCGTGA